GGACCTCCTGGACCACCTGGACCTATTGGAAATAAAGGACCTGATGGTCCACCAGGACCTTCTGGTGACAAAGGAGCAACTGGTGACAAAGGTCCTCAAGGTGACAAGGGTATTTCTGGTGACAAAGGAGCAACTGGCGACAAAGGATCAACAGGTGACAAAGGTGACAAAGGTGACAAAGGAATTGTGGGGCCTCCTGGCGACAAAGGAGAAAAAGGTTCAACTGGTCCACTCGGTGACAAAGGAGCAACTGGATTAAAAGGTCCACTCGGTGACAAGGGAGAAACAGGTCCAACTGGATCTCCTGGTGACAAAGGACTTTCTGGATTAAGAGGATCGCCTGGAGAAAAAGGTGACAAGGGTCAACAAGGACCTCCTGGTGACAAAGGATTAACTGGTCCTACTGGACCACCAGGAGAAAAAGGCCCTACTGGTTTATCTGGTGTACAAGGAGAAAAAGGTCTTCAAGGTCCATCTGGACCAATTGGAGAAAAAGGTCCATCAGGTCCACTCGGTGACAAAGGACCCATTGGCCCACCTGGCCCACATGGTGACAAAGGATTAACTGGTTCAACAGGTCCACTAGGTGACAAAGGACCCACTGGTCCACCCGGACCGATTGGAGAAAAAGGTAATCGTGGTGTTGAAGGACCAATTGGAGAAAAAGGTCCACAAGGTCCGCAAGGTCCTGCCGGAGCTAAAGGTCTGACAGGAGTGCCAGGTCCACAAGGTGAGAAAGGACCTACTGGTCCACCCGGACCAATTGGAGAAAAAGGTCCTACTGGTCCAATAGGTTCTACTGGAGAAAAAGGTCCACAAGGTCCGCAAGGATCACA
This genomic window from Nitrosopumilus ureiphilus contains:
- a CDS encoding collagen-like protein, with amino-acid sequence MSSQSRIEIQGQAPFKQSGVYEVQISIADNKPSDDAIRTKQFSALWRGNFHLRVKDGIFSEKIGSPDNPLPSSIETLDTIWIVVTDLFSSLHSVFDVPLKKSSTQMPTETRTETKTISENQKTEQPSKPTVKSTRSTNFPGDKGPTGPPGPIGDKGPLGPPGPPGPIGNKGPDGPPGPSGDKGATGDKGPQGDKGISGDKGATGDKGSTGDKGDKGDKGIVGPPGDKGEKGSTGPLGDKGATGLKGPLGDKGETGPTGSPGDKGLSGLRGSPGEKGDKGQQGPPGDKGLTGPTGPPGEKGPTGLSGVQGEKGLQGPSGPIGEKGPSGPLGDKGPIGPPGPHGDKGLTGSTGPLGDKGPTGPPGPIGEKGNRGVEGPIGEKGPQGPQGPAGAKGLTGVPGPQGEKGPTGPPGPIGEKGPTGPIGSTGEKGPQGPQGSQGERGTTGPSGEKGPQGPQGIQGPQGERGPTGPIGPIGEQGPVGGQGPVGPAGPRGPPGPPGEKGPSGGMSSEQKALFKDLLEILTNKNVISTEEQIKLMSYLY